One Cucurbita pepo subsp. pepo cultivar mu-cu-16 chromosome LG07, ASM280686v2, whole genome shotgun sequence genomic region harbors:
- the LOC111798537 gene encoding GDSL esterase/lipase At1g54790-like isoform X1, which translates to MPHSNSTTPLPPPSMAALTHLLLLLCVSAATSNPFSSPAVFNFGDSNSDTGCVVGAAIENIYPPYGHRFFGHPSGRYSDGRLIVDFLLDAMDMPYLNAYLDSLGAPNFRKGCNYAAAGSTILPATATSFCPFSFGVQVNQFLHFKAKVLELRAGKGGKKLDKYLPADDYFQKGLYMFDIGQNDLAGAFYSKTLDQILASIPAILSEFESGVQKLYDEGARNFWIHNTGPLGCLAQNVAKFGTDPSKLDEFGCVSSHNQAAKLFNLQLHALCKKLQGQYSDGNVTYVDIYSIKSNLIANYSRLGWPSCCTLASFSVNPVKSDALLHFDMAGFEQPIMACCGYGGPPLNYDSRIVCGHTKMLNGTLVTAKGCDDSSEYINWDGIHYTEAANQYVSSQILTGKYSDPPFSEKMPFLLKLKF; encoded by the exons GCGGCCCTCacccacctcctcctcctcctctgcGTTTCCGCCGCCACATCCAACCCTTTCTCCAGCCCCGCGGTTTTCAACTTCGGCGACTCCAACTCCGACACCGGTTGCGTTGTCGGTGCTGCCATTGAGAACATCTACCCCCCCTACGGCCACCGCTTCTTCGGACATCCCTCTGGGAGATACTCCGATGGCCGCCTCATCGTTGATTTTCTCT TGGATGCGATGGATATGCCTTACTTGAATGCGTATCTTGATTCCCTTGGCGCACCAAATTTTCGCAAGGGGTGCAATTATGCGGCTGCAGGCTCGACTATTCTTCCCGCAACAGCTACTTCTTTTTGCCCTTTTTCATTTGGGGTTCAGGTGAATCAGTTTCTTCATTTCAAAGCTAAAGTTCTTGAGCTTCGAGCAGGCAAAG GTGGTAAGAAACTTGATAAGTACCTACCAGCTGATGATTACTTCCAAAAGGGGCTTTACATGTTTGATATTGGGCAGAATGATCTTGCTGGTGCATTTTATTCCAAAACTTTGGACCAAATTCTTGCCTCTATACCTGCAATTTTATCTGAATTTGAGAGTGGAGTTCAG AAACTGTACGACGAAGGGGCGAGAAATTTTTGGATTCACAACACGGGTCCTTTAGGATGCTTGGCTCAGAACGTTGCTAAATTTGGAACAGACCCATCAAAGCTTGATGAATTTGGATGCGTCAGTTCACACAACCAAGCCGCCAAACTCTTCAATTTACAGCTTCATGCTCTCTGTAAAAAACTGCAGGGCCAATATTCAGATGGCAACGTCACATACGTCGATATCTACTCGATAAAATCGAATCTCATCGCCAATTATTCACGACTCGGTTGGCCGTCTTGCTGTACTTTAGCTTCATTTTCTGTCAATCCTGTAAAATCTGATGCCTTGCTGCATTTTGACATGGCAGGTTTTGAGCAACCTATTATGGCTTGTTGTGGCTATGGAGGTCCACCGCTCAATTACGACAGTCGAATCGTGTGCGGACACACGAAGATGTTAAACGGGACGCTGGTGACGGCGAAAGGATGCGACGATAGCTCGGAGTACATCAATTGGGACGGAATTCATTATACAGAAGCTGCAAATCAGTATGTTTCATCACAAATACTCACTGGAAAATATTCTGATCCACCCTTCTCAGAAAAAATGCCATTCCTTCTCAAACTCAAGTTCTAG
- the LOC111798537 gene encoding GDSL esterase/lipase At1g54790-like isoform X2: MPHSNSTTPLPPPSMAALTHLLLLLCVSAATSNPFSSPAVFNFGDSNSDTGCVVGAAIENIYPPYGHRFFGHPSGRYSDGRLIVDFLLDAMDMPYLNAYLDSLGAPNFRKGCNYAAAGSTILPATATSFCPFSFGVQVNQFLHFKAKVLELRAGKGGKKLDKYLPADDYFQKGLYMFDIGQNDLAGAFYSKTLDQILASIPAILSEFESGVQKLYDEGARNFWIHNTGPLGCLAQNVAKFGTDPSKLDEFGCVSSHNQAAKLFNLQLHALCKKLQGQYSDGNVTYVDIYSIKSNLIANYSRLGFEQPIMACCGYGGPPLNYDSRIVCGHTKMLNGTLVTAKGCDDSSEYINWDGIHYTEAANQYVSSQILTGKYSDPPFSEKMPFLLKLKF; the protein is encoded by the exons GCGGCCCTCacccacctcctcctcctcctctgcGTTTCCGCCGCCACATCCAACCCTTTCTCCAGCCCCGCGGTTTTCAACTTCGGCGACTCCAACTCCGACACCGGTTGCGTTGTCGGTGCTGCCATTGAGAACATCTACCCCCCCTACGGCCACCGCTTCTTCGGACATCCCTCTGGGAGATACTCCGATGGCCGCCTCATCGTTGATTTTCTCT TGGATGCGATGGATATGCCTTACTTGAATGCGTATCTTGATTCCCTTGGCGCACCAAATTTTCGCAAGGGGTGCAATTATGCGGCTGCAGGCTCGACTATTCTTCCCGCAACAGCTACTTCTTTTTGCCCTTTTTCATTTGGGGTTCAGGTGAATCAGTTTCTTCATTTCAAAGCTAAAGTTCTTGAGCTTCGAGCAGGCAAAG GTGGTAAGAAACTTGATAAGTACCTACCAGCTGATGATTACTTCCAAAAGGGGCTTTACATGTTTGATATTGGGCAGAATGATCTTGCTGGTGCATTTTATTCCAAAACTTTGGACCAAATTCTTGCCTCTATACCTGCAATTTTATCTGAATTTGAGAGTGGAGTTCAG AAACTGTACGACGAAGGGGCGAGAAATTTTTGGATTCACAACACGGGTCCTTTAGGATGCTTGGCTCAGAACGTTGCTAAATTTGGAACAGACCCATCAAAGCTTGATGAATTTGGATGCGTCAGTTCACACAACCAAGCCGCCAAACTCTTCAATTTACAGCTTCATGCTCTCTGTAAAAAACTGCAGGGCCAATATTCAGATGGCAACGTCACATACGTCGATATCTACTCGATAAAATCGAATCTCATCGCCAATTATTCACGACTCG GTTTTGAGCAACCTATTATGGCTTGTTGTGGCTATGGAGGTCCACCGCTCAATTACGACAGTCGAATCGTGTGCGGACACACGAAGATGTTAAACGGGACGCTGGTGACGGCGAAAGGATGCGACGATAGCTCGGAGTACATCAATTGGGACGGAATTCATTATACAGAAGCTGCAAATCAGTATGTTTCATCACAAATACTCACTGGAAAATATTCTGATCCACCCTTCTCAGAAAAAATGCCATTCCTTCTCAAACTCAAGTTCTAG